In a single window of the Pandoraea pulmonicola genome:
- the otnI gene encoding 2-oxo-tetronate isomerase — protein sequence MPRFAANLTLLYQEVPFLERFREAATDGFRGVEFLFPYDHPARDVRARLNDAGLTQVLFNTPAGDWASGERGLAALPGREAQFRDGVELALDYADALGCRQLHVMAGCPDASQSPAQCRAVYLENLAYASEQAAAHGVTILIEPINPRDFPRYFLTRQDQAQAIRQEVGASNLKVQFDAYHCQIVEGDLAVKLRQHIANIGHVQVAGVPARHEPDTGEVNYPFLFRLLDELGYSGWVGCEYRPQGETRAGLGWLKPWLRATR from the coding sequence TTCCTGGAACGTTTCCGCGAAGCCGCCACCGATGGCTTTCGCGGCGTTGAATTTCTGTTTCCCTACGACCATCCGGCGCGTGACGTCCGGGCACGTCTGAACGATGCCGGCCTCACACAGGTGTTGTTCAACACACCGGCAGGCGACTGGGCGAGTGGCGAACGCGGACTGGCCGCGCTGCCGGGTCGCGAGGCGCAGTTTCGCGATGGCGTCGAGCTCGCACTCGACTACGCCGACGCGCTCGGCTGCCGTCAATTGCACGTGATGGCCGGATGTCCCGACGCTTCCCAATCGCCGGCGCAATGCCGTGCGGTGTATCTCGAAAATCTCGCCTACGCGAGCGAGCAGGCGGCAGCGCACGGTGTCACGATCCTGATCGAGCCGATCAACCCACGCGATTTTCCGCGCTACTTTCTCACGCGGCAGGATCAGGCCCAGGCCATCCGGCAGGAAGTGGGCGCCAGCAATCTCAAGGTGCAATTCGATGCGTACCACTGCCAGATCGTCGAGGGCGATCTGGCGGTCAAGCTGCGCCAGCACATCGCCAACATCGGCCACGTGCAGGTGGCGGGAGTGCCGGCGCGTCACGAACCCGACACGGGCGAGGTCAACTATCCGTTCCTGTTCCGTCTGCTCGACGAACTCGGCTACAGCGGCTGGGTGGGATGCGAATATCGCCCGCAAGGCGAGACGCGCGCCGGACTCGGCTGGCTCAAACCCTGGCTCAGGGCCACGCGATAG
- a CDS encoding CoA-binding protein produces the protein MDTIERLGQILARDRVIAVVGLSPRPDRPSFTTSRYMQQHGYRIVPINPQAADSGATVLGEIVYASLIEAADALRAEGVEIQMVDCFRRSADIPPIAEEAVAIGANSLWMQLGIENDEAAALALAAGLDVVMDRCVKIEHQRWLMQGGNARMQMNVR, from the coding sequence ATGGACACCATCGAACGCCTGGGACAGATTCTGGCGCGCGACCGCGTGATCGCGGTCGTCGGCTTGTCGCCGCGGCCCGACCGGCCGAGTTTCACCACGTCTCGCTACATGCAGCAGCACGGCTACCGAATCGTGCCGATCAATCCGCAGGCAGCGGATTCCGGCGCCACGGTTCTCGGCGAGATCGTGTATGCAAGCCTCATCGAGGCGGCCGATGCGCTGCGGGCCGAAGGCGTGGAGATCCAGATGGTCGACTGCTTCCGGCGCAGTGCCGATATACCGCCGATCGCCGAGGAAGCCGTGGCCATCGGCGCGAACAGCCTGTGGATGCAGTTGGGCATCGAGAACGACGAAGCGGCCGCGCTGGCGCTGGCCGCGGGGCTCGATGTCGTGATGGACCGCTGCGTCAAGATCGAGCATCAGCGCTGGCTGATGCAGGGCGGCAACGCCCGGATGCAAATGAACGTCCGTTGA
- a CDS encoding alpha/beta hydrolase — translation MTIDADLLAYYDQMARKYPEPADAAPPSPQEVRAKFATVATEALRPLPTGLRSETFDIPLPGRTLRARLYRPIGREVPLVVYFHGGGWVVGDVDTHGTLAAFLAQDGDVAVLSVDYRLAPEHPFPVPADDAREALAWAAEQRARLGLSVDRLAVAGDSAGGHLAAQAAAWFNDRHPGVVGVQLLIYPVVQYRFDTPSYERLANGTGLTRDEMRWYWKHYLGDVEPAVDDVRVNLMAQAPRHPLPNTLVIAAEYDPLHDEALEYAQFVAQSGGRSEVIEASGLTHSFARLQPFVPQARLVMHDAAQRLRDWLG, via the coding sequence ATGACCATCGACGCTGATCTTCTCGCCTATTACGACCAGATGGCGCGCAAGTATCCCGAGCCCGCCGACGCTGCCCCGCCCAGCCCGCAAGAGGTGCGCGCCAAGTTTGCGACCGTAGCCACCGAGGCCTTGCGTCCGTTGCCGACGGGGCTGCGCAGCGAGACGTTCGACATTCCGCTGCCGGGACGCACGCTGCGCGCCCGGCTGTACCGTCCGATCGGCCGCGAAGTACCGCTCGTCGTTTATTTCCATGGCGGCGGGTGGGTCGTGGGCGATGTCGACACGCACGGCACGCTCGCGGCCTTTCTTGCACAGGATGGCGACGTGGCGGTGTTGAGCGTCGATTACCGGCTCGCCCCCGAGCATCCGTTCCCTGTGCCGGCGGACGATGCACGCGAAGCGTTGGCTTGGGCGGCCGAGCAGCGTGCGCGGCTGGGCTTGAGCGTGGATCGTCTGGCGGTGGCGGGTGACAGCGCGGGCGGCCATCTGGCGGCGCAGGCGGCGGCGTGGTTCAACGATCGGCATCCGGGCGTGGTCGGCGTGCAGTTGCTGATCTATCCGGTCGTGCAGTATCGGTTCGACACGCCGAGCTATGAGCGCCTGGCGAACGGCACCGGTCTGACACGAGACGAGATGCGTTGGTACTGGAAGCACTATCTGGGCGATGTCGAGCCGGCGGTGGACGACGTGCGGGTGAATCTGATGGCGCAGGCGCCTCGGCATCCATTGCCCAACACGTTGGTGATCGCGGCCGAGTACGACCCGTTGCATGACGAAGCGCTCGAGTATGCGCAATTCGTGGCGCAGTCGGGGGGCCGTTCCGAGGTGATCGAGGCGTCCGGCCTGACGCACAGCTTCGCGAGGTTGCAGCCGTTCGTGCCGCAGGCGAGGTTGGTGATGCATGATGCGGCGCAGCGCTTGCGCGACTGGCTCGGCTGA
- a CDS encoding transporter substrate-binding domain-containing protein, with protein MMAAAHAVLMAGVALAATAAQAQTPAAPAAVHSRLDDIQKAGTLRACATGDYKPYSYRRPDGQFEGIDVDLVGSLAKSLGVKPVIVPTTWKGLMDDFTAGKCDIAVGGISVTLDRAARAYYSSVVMVDGKSPIVRCADVAKYQTLADLNKPSTRAIANPGGTNERFARQYLPNATLTIYPDNVTIFQQIADGKADVMVTDSSETLLQHKLNPALCPVNPDKPLQFGEKAYLLPRGDDVFKHYVDQWLNLAQKTGEYQAVVDKWLK; from the coding sequence ATGATGGCGGCCGCGCACGCGGTCCTCATGGCAGGGGTGGCGCTTGCCGCCACCGCAGCCCAGGCGCAAACTCCGGCGGCCCCTGCCGCCGTGCACTCGCGCCTCGACGACATCCAGAAGGCCGGCACACTGCGCGCGTGCGCGACGGGCGACTACAAGCCGTATTCGTATCGTCGCCCGGACGGGCAGTTCGAAGGCATCGACGTCGATCTGGTTGGCTCGCTCGCCAAGTCGCTCGGCGTGAAGCCGGTGATCGTGCCGACCACGTGGAAGGGGCTGATGGACGACTTCACCGCCGGCAAGTGCGACATCGCGGTCGGCGGCATCTCGGTCACGCTCGATCGCGCCGCCCGCGCCTACTACAGCAGCGTGGTCATGGTCGACGGCAAGTCGCCGATCGTGCGTTGCGCCGACGTGGCGAAGTACCAGACGCTCGCCGATCTGAACAAGCCGAGCACGCGCGCGATCGCCAACCCCGGCGGCACCAACGAACGCTTCGCGCGTCAGTATCTGCCCAACGCCACGCTGACGATCTACCCGGACAATGTCACGATCTTCCAGCAGATCGCCGACGGCAAGGCCGACGTCATGGTGACGGATTCGTCGGAGACGCTGCTCCAGCACAAGCTCAACCCGGCGCTCTGCCCGGTGAACCCGGACAAGCCGCTCCAGTTCGGCGAGAAGGCCTATCTGCTGCCGCGCGGCGACGACGTGTTCAAGCATTACGTCGACCAATGGCTCAACCTCGCACAAAAGACCGGCGAGTATCAGGCGGTGGTCGATAAGTGGCTCAAGTGA
- the hemE gene encoding uroporphyrinogen decarboxylase, which produces MSQALQNDTFLRALLRQPTEYTPIWLMRQAGRYLPEYNATRTKAGSFLALAKNPAYATEVTLQPLERFPLDAAILFSDILTIPDAMGLGLSFEAGEGPRFAHPLRTEDDVRRLQAPDLDSLRYVFDAVSEIRRALNGRVPLIGFSGSPWTLACYMVEGAGSADFRTVKTMMYERPDLMTHILETNARAVGDYLNAQIEAGAQAVMVFDTWGGALADGRYQKFSLAYMQKALAGVHREWNGARIPHIVFTKGGGQWLEAIADTGPDAIGLDWTVDLAAARRRVGDRCALQGNFDPTALFASPDAIRGEVRRLLDAYGNAPGHVFNLGHGISQFTEPEHVAALVDEVHAYSRKLRQTS; this is translated from the coding sequence GTGTCCCAAGCTCTGCAAAACGATACTTTCCTGCGCGCCCTGCTGCGCCAGCCGACCGAGTACACGCCGATCTGGCTGATGCGCCAGGCGGGCCGGTACCTGCCCGAATACAACGCCACGCGCACCAAGGCCGGCAGTTTCCTGGCGCTGGCCAAGAACCCTGCTTACGCGACCGAAGTCACGCTGCAACCGCTCGAACGCTTCCCGCTCGACGCCGCCATTCTGTTCTCGGACATCCTCACGATTCCCGACGCCATGGGGCTCGGCCTGTCCTTCGAAGCCGGCGAAGGCCCGCGCTTCGCACACCCGCTGCGCACCGAAGACGACGTGCGGCGCCTGCAGGCACCGGACCTCGACAGCCTGCGTTACGTGTTCGACGCCGTGAGCGAAATCCGTCGCGCCCTGAACGGCCGCGTGCCGCTCATCGGCTTCTCCGGCAGCCCATGGACGCTTGCGTGCTACATGGTCGAAGGCGCGGGCTCGGCGGACTTCCGCACCGTCAAGACGATGATGTACGAGCGTCCCGACCTGATGACGCACATCCTCGAGACCAACGCGCGCGCCGTCGGCGACTACCTCAACGCACAGATCGAAGCCGGCGCCCAGGCCGTCATGGTGTTCGACACCTGGGGCGGCGCGCTCGCCGACGGGCGCTACCAGAAATTCTCGCTCGCCTATATGCAGAAGGCCCTTGCAGGCGTGCATCGCGAATGGAACGGTGCGCGCATTCCGCACATCGTCTTCACCAAGGGCGGCGGCCAGTGGCTCGAAGCGATCGCCGACACCGGCCCGGACGCCATCGGCCTCGACTGGACCGTCGATCTCGCCGCCGCGCGACGTCGCGTCGGCGACCGTTGTGCACTGCAAGGCAATTTCGACCCGACCGCCCTGTTTGCGTCGCCCGACGCCATTCGCGGTGAAGTGCGTCGTCTGCTCGACGCATACGGCAACGCACCAGGACATGTGTTCAACCTCGGGCATGGAATTTCCCAGTTCACCGAGCCGGAACACGTCGCGGCACTGGTCGACGAAGTGCACGCCTACAGCCGGAAGCTGCGTCAGACGTCGTAA
- a CDS encoding primosomal protein N', which produces MALDTPLLTLFDYRLDQAASPGQLVQVPFGRRQVVGVVWELTQRSEVDPAKLREVTAVWHELPPLGEDWRALMQFASRYYQRGVGEVALPALPGHLRTPMRWPRLLAQRGVQRYRIADGALGTLMENVPTRLRAQRKLAEGLAQAGTLDADEARALCAKAADVLKQWAAVGWVVVETVPFHEAVRDVDDDAANDAMPVGSETDAGSDEARAHAAKTLTTGQADAVAAIHDALVAAGAQGLGASAGSAEALPSPTASAACSPFLLYGVTGSGKTEVYLRAVAEALRERDAQVLVLVPEINLTPQLEGVFRNRFPDETLVTLHSGLAEGERARHWLAAHRGEARIALGTRLAVMASLPHLRLIVVDEEHDPSYKQQEGLRYSARDLAIWRADRLRIPVVLGSATPSLDSWRRAEQGRYVRLSMPERATPDAVLPRVSLIDMEIERKRQRTVHEGLSQPLLAAIRARLEAGEQSLLFLNRRGYAPVLNCDACGWISDCRRCSAHMVLHKPERRLRCHHCGAESRIPHACPDCGNLDLAPLGRGTQRIEEALAEHFPDARLARIDADSTRRKGSAQALFAQVHAGEVDILIGTQMVAKGHDFRNVTLVGVVNADSALFSHDFRAAERLFAQLMQVAGRAGRAARADGPGDVLIQTRYASHPLFASLMRHDYAGFAAQQLEERRVALLPPFTHQALLRAEARKLDDAMTFLKQAREIAADPSLHDPRISLWDPVPMTMVRIAGTDRAQLVVESPHRGALQRFLTHWMGELRALKAPVRWHLEVDPLEI; this is translated from the coding sequence GTGGCGCTCGACACACCGCTTCTGACCCTGTTCGACTACCGTCTCGATCAGGCCGCGAGTCCGGGGCAACTGGTACAGGTGCCGTTCGGAAGACGGCAGGTCGTGGGCGTCGTCTGGGAATTGACGCAGCGCAGCGAAGTCGATCCCGCGAAGCTGCGCGAAGTGACCGCCGTCTGGCATGAATTGCCGCCGCTCGGCGAGGACTGGCGTGCACTCATGCAATTCGCTTCGCGCTACTACCAACGCGGCGTCGGTGAAGTCGCCCTGCCGGCGCTGCCGGGACATCTTCGTACGCCGATGCGCTGGCCGCGGCTGCTGGCCCAACGCGGCGTGCAGCGCTACCGGATTGCCGACGGCGCGCTCGGCACGCTGATGGAGAACGTGCCCACCCGGCTGCGCGCGCAGCGCAAGCTCGCCGAGGGTCTCGCGCAGGCCGGTACCTTGGACGCCGACGAAGCGCGGGCGCTGTGCGCCAAGGCCGCCGACGTGCTCAAGCAGTGGGCCGCCGTCGGCTGGGTTGTCGTCGAAACCGTGCCGTTCCACGAAGCCGTGCGCGACGTCGATGACGATGCCGCGAACGACGCCATGCCCGTCGGATCCGAAACCGACGCCGGCAGCGATGAGGCCCGGGCCCACGCAGCCAAAACGCTCACGACCGGACAGGCCGACGCCGTCGCCGCGATTCACGACGCGCTCGTCGCGGCTGGCGCGCAGGGGCTCGGCGCGTCCGCCGGTTCTGCCGAAGCCCTCCCGTCGCCGACAGCGTCCGCCGCCTGTTCGCCGTTCCTGTTGTACGGCGTGACCGGCAGCGGCAAGACCGAGGTCTACCTGCGCGCCGTGGCCGAGGCGCTGCGCGAGCGCGACGCACAGGTGCTCGTGCTCGTGCCCGAAATCAATCTGACGCCGCAGCTCGAAGGCGTATTCCGCAACCGCTTCCCCGACGAGACGCTGGTCACGCTGCACAGCGGCCTGGCCGAAGGCGAGCGCGCGCGGCACTGGCTCGCCGCCCATCGCGGCGAAGCGCGCATCGCGCTGGGCACGCGACTGGCCGTCATGGCGTCGCTGCCGCATCTGCGCCTGATCGTCGTCGACGAGGAGCACGACCCGTCCTACAAGCAACAGGAAGGTCTGCGCTATTCCGCGCGCGATCTGGCCATCTGGCGCGCTGACCGACTGCGGATTCCCGTCGTCCTCGGCTCGGCCACGCCGTCGCTCGATAGTTGGCGGCGCGCGGAGCAAGGCCGCTACGTACGCCTGTCGATGCCCGAGCGCGCCACCCCCGACGCCGTGCTGCCGCGCGTGTCGCTCATCGACATGGAGATCGAGCGCAAGCGCCAGCGCACCGTGCACGAAGGGTTGTCGCAACCGCTGCTGGCCGCCATCCGTGCGCGCCTCGAAGCGGGCGAGCAGAGCCTGCTGTTTCTGAACCGTCGCGGTTACGCGCCGGTGCTCAACTGCGACGCCTGCGGCTGGATCAGCGACTGCCGCCGGTGCAGCGCGCACATGGTGCTGCACAAGCCCGAGCGGCGGCTGCGCTGCCATCACTGCGGCGCCGAATCGCGCATCCCGCACGCCTGCCCGGACTGCGGCAACCTCGATCTCGCGCCGCTCGGACGCGGCACGCAACGCATCGAGGAAGCCCTCGCCGAACACTTTCCCGACGCCCGTCTCGCGCGCATCGACGCCGACAGCACGCGTCGCAAGGGCAGCGCGCAGGCGCTCTTCGCGCAGGTGCACGCGGGCGAGGTCGACATCCTCATCGGCACGCAGATGGTCGCGAAGGGCCACGACTTCCGCAACGTCACGCTCGTCGGCGTGGTCAACGCCGACAGCGCCCTCTTCTCGCACGACTTCCGGGCGGCGGAACGCCTTTTCGCGCAATTGATGCAGGTCGCGGGCCGCGCCGGACGCGCCGCGCGAGCCGACGGCCCCGGCGACGTCCTCATCCAGACCCGCTACGCTTCGCATCCGCTGTTCGCCTCGCTCATGCGCCACGACTACGCGGGCTTCGCGGCGCAACAGCTGGAAGAACGCCGCGTCGCCCTGCTGCCGCCGTTCACGCACCAGGCGCTGCTGCGCGCCGAAGCCCGCAAGCTCGACGACGCCATGACGTTCCTCAAGCAGGCCCGCGAGATCGCCGCCGATCCATCGCTGCACGACCCGCGCATCTCGCTGTGGGACCCGGTGCCGATGACGATGGTGCGTATCGCGGGGACCGATCGTGCCCAGCTCGTCGTGGAGAGTCCGCATCGCGGCGCGCTGCAACGCTTCCTCACGCACTGGATGGGCGAACTCCGCGCCCTCAAGGCGCCCGTGCGATGGCACCTCGAAGTCGATCCGCTCGAAATCTAG
- a CDS encoding molybdopterin-dependent oxidoreductase, giving the protein MKSHDQSAAPTAPHAAQLSSLAAAGPDEVLLAAPPLESPLAAASRRRFLRRAGALGVGASLAGRALDAIAAAAAPQTVTLPFANGERELVAYPQKRPLIRLTARPPQLETPFEVFNDGLITPNDAFFVRYHLAGIPTDIDPAKHRIRVGGSVAKPLEISLDSLKKDYGAPVELVAVHQCSGNSRGFFEPRVGGGQIANGAMGNARWRGIPLKRILERAGVSASAKQVTFEGLDRPVVPATPEFVKALDIGHAMDGEVMIAFAMNGQDLPMLNGFPVRLIVPGYYGTYWVKHLADINVIDKVFDGFWMASAYRIPDNDCNCVAPGTAPQKTKPIGRFTVRSFVTSHTDGQRVAAGKATRVRGIAFDGGEGIRDVQFSADGGQTWQAAQLGDELSKYSFREWTASFTPAQPGEYALKVRATNRAGVTQPLQSLWNPAGYLRNGVETVRVVAA; this is encoded by the coding sequence ATGAAGTCGCACGATCAGAGCGCCGCCCCCACGGCGCCGCATGCCGCCCAACTGTCCTCCCTTGCCGCTGCGGGACCTGACGAAGTTCTGCTGGCCGCGCCTCCCCTCGAATCCCCATTGGCTGCCGCGTCGCGCCGTCGCTTTCTGCGACGTGCCGGCGCCCTTGGCGTGGGCGCCAGCCTCGCCGGCCGTGCGCTCGACGCGATCGCCGCGGCCGCCGCACCGCAGACGGTCACGCTGCCGTTCGCGAACGGCGAGCGCGAGCTGGTCGCGTACCCGCAGAAGCGGCCGCTGATCCGACTCACAGCACGTCCGCCGCAACTGGAAACGCCGTTCGAGGTCTTCAACGACGGGCTCATCACGCCGAACGACGCCTTCTTCGTGCGCTACCACCTCGCGGGCATTCCGACCGACATCGACCCGGCGAAGCATCGCATCCGCGTGGGCGGCAGCGTCGCCAAGCCGCTCGAGATCTCGCTCGATTCCCTCAAGAAGGACTATGGCGCGCCGGTGGAGCTCGTGGCCGTGCACCAGTGCTCGGGCAACAGCCGGGGTTTCTTCGAGCCGCGCGTCGGTGGCGGGCAGATCGCCAACGGTGCGATGGGCAACGCGCGCTGGCGCGGCATTCCGCTCAAGCGGATTCTCGAACGCGCGGGCGTTTCGGCCAGCGCGAAGCAGGTGACGTTCGAGGGACTCGACCGCCCGGTCGTGCCCGCCACGCCGGAATTCGTGAAGGCGCTCGACATCGGGCACGCGATGGACGGCGAAGTGATGATCGCTTTCGCGATGAACGGCCAGGACCTGCCGATGCTCAACGGTTTCCCCGTGCGCCTGATCGTGCCCGGCTACTACGGCACGTACTGGGTGAAGCACCTGGCCGACATCAACGTCATCGACAAGGTCTTCGACGGCTTCTGGATGGCCAGCGCGTATCGCATTCCCGACAACGACTGCAATTGCGTCGCCCCGGGCACCGCGCCGCAAAAGACGAAGCCGATCGGCCGCTTTACCGTGCGCTCGTTCGTGACGAGCCATACCGACGGCCAACGGGTCGCGGCGGGCAAGGCGACACGCGTGCGCGGCATTGCGTTCGATGGCGGCGAAGGCATTCGCGACGTCCAGTTCTCCGCCGACGGTGGCCAGACGTGGCAGGCGGCGCAGCTCGGCGACGAACTCTCGAAGTACTCGTTCCGCGAATGGACGGCGTCGTTCACCCCGGCGCAACCCGGCGAATACGCGTTGAAAGTCCGGGCGACGAATCGCGCAGGGGTCACGCAACCTCTGCAGTCGTTGTGGAATCCGGCCGGCTATCTGCGCAACGGGGTGGAAACCGTGCGCGTGGTCGCGGCTTGA